Proteins encoded in a region of the Flavobacterium sp. MDT1-60 genome:
- a CDS encoding LytTR family DNA-binding domain-containing protein yields the protein MKCVIIDDEPLAVELLEDFVRKVDSLELVSTFNNAIDAVSFINQTNVDLIFLDIQMPHFSGIEFLNTIEKKPLIIFTTAYSDYAVEGFNLGAVDYLVKPIPFHRFLKSVVRAQQIFNPAATVQAISENTTAPELEQDFMFVRAEYENVKMNFADILFIEGLKDYVKIYTTDNKFTLTLISLIKLENLLSSKGFSRIHRSYIINIKHVKSIQKNKVLISDKRIPISESYKSTFFEKINL from the coding sequence ATGAAATGTGTAATTATCGACGATGAACCTCTAGCAGTTGAGTTATTAGAAGATTTTGTCCGAAAAGTAGATTCGCTGGAATTGGTTAGCACTTTTAATAATGCCATCGATGCCGTTTCATTTATCAATCAGACGAATGTTGATTTGATTTTTTTGGATATTCAGATGCCTCATTTTTCCGGAATTGAATTTTTAAACACCATAGAAAAAAAGCCTTTAATCATTTTTACAACAGCCTATTCTGATTATGCTGTTGAAGGATTTAATCTTGGTGCTGTTGATTATTTGGTAAAACCAATTCCGTTTCATCGTTTTTTAAAATCAGTAGTACGTGCACAGCAAATTTTCAATCCTGCAGCTACGGTTCAGGCTATTTCTGAAAACACTACTGCTCCCGAATTAGAACAGGATTTTATGTTCGTCAGAGCTGAATATGAGAATGTAAAAATGAATTTTGCGGATATTTTATTTATTGAAGGCCTAAAAGATTATGTAAAAATCTATACAACAGACAATAAGTTTACCCTAACCTTAATTAGTTTAATAAAACTGGAAAACTTACTGTCAAGCAAAGGGTTTTCGAGAATTCACAGGTCTTATATTATCAATATAAAACATGTAAAATCAATTCAGAAAAATAAGGTTTTGATTAGCGATAAACGAATTCCGATTAGTGAAAGTTATAAAAGTACTTTCTTTGAAAAGATCAATCTGTAA
- a CDS encoding type IX secretion system membrane protein PorP/SprF — protein MEFRIRVLFIFLLTSFYSFSQEGIPVYSDYLSDNYYLIHPSMAGAANCAKIRLTARKQWFGQDDAPELQTLSFNGRIGERSGAGIIVFNDKNGYHSQKGVKLTYAHHIMFSRDEIDLNQLSFGISGGVIQNQLDETTFGTTFDPIVSGQIQKDSYFNVDVGASYNYLNFYAHATVQGLIETRRELYTDYESDNVRKYLLSAGYVFGKSENITWEPSILFQMFDQTKEKSIDLNMKAYKNMDFGSLWAALSYRRSFDGAQYLSGSGVSSQKLQYFTPIIGVNFKNFMFAYTYSQVMGDVKFDTGGYHQITLGINLFCKKERYDCNCPAIN, from the coding sequence ATGGAATTTAGAATCAGAGTTTTATTTATTTTTTTATTAACTTCATTTTACTCTTTTTCGCAGGAAGGCATTCCTGTTTATTCAGACTATTTATCAGACAATTATTATTTGATTCATCCTTCTATGGCTGGAGCAGCAAATTGTGCGAAAATAAGATTAACAGCCAGAAAACAATGGTTTGGCCAGGATGATGCACCGGAACTTCAAACGTTGAGTTTTAACGGTCGAATAGGCGAGAGATCCGGAGCCGGAATTATTGTTTTTAATGATAAAAATGGATATCATTCTCAAAAAGGAGTAAAGCTTACGTATGCACATCACATTATGTTTTCGAGAGATGAGATCGATTTGAATCAATTATCTTTTGGTATTAGCGGAGGAGTAATTCAAAATCAATTAGACGAAACAACATTTGGAACAACATTTGACCCAATTGTTTCGGGACAGATTCAAAAAGATTCTTATTTTAATGTTGATGTTGGTGCGTCTTATAATTACTTAAATTTTTATGCTCACGCTACAGTTCAGGGGCTGATCGAAACAAGAAGAGAATTGTATACGGATTATGAAAGTGATAATGTTCGAAAATATCTTTTGAGCGCCGGATATGTTTTTGGCAAAAGTGAAAATATTACCTGGGAACCTTCAATATTATTTCAAATGTTTGATCAGACGAAAGAAAAATCGATCGATTTAAACATGAAAGCTTACAAAAACATGGATTTTGGAAGTTTATGGGCGGCGTTATCGTATAGAAGAAGTTTTGATGGTGCACAATATCTTAGCGGAAGCGGAGTTTCATCTCAAAAATTGCAATATTTTACACCAATTATAGGTGTGAATTTTAAAAATTTTATGTTTGCGTACACATACTCTCAAGTAATGGGAGATGTAAAATTTGATACTGGAGGGTACCATCAAATAACTTTAGGAATCAATTTATTTTGTAAAAAGGAACGTTACGATTGTAATTGTCCGGCTATTAATTAA
- a CDS encoding NifU family protein encodes MTKITIKETQNPTILKFEFEDFITQNQNFEFKNIDEAQESPLAQQLFYLPFVKTVYISGNFIAIERYSIVEWEDVQDAVAEQIAAFVDKGGVIIKIDENKAKKQPITVYGETTPNPAALKFVVSRMLTRNPVEYKNIDQTASSPLAKELFKFPYVKEVFIDENYISVTKYDINDWDEITLEVRTFIKQFIENGGTVLDESLIEVTTKNDVTKDEAFDKLDVTSQQIINILEEYVKPAVAADGGNIAFDSYNENDKTVKVILQGACSGCPSSTFTLKSGIENMLKSMLNDEAIKVEAVNA; translated from the coding sequence ATGACAAAAATCACCATAAAGGAAACTCAAAATCCCACTATATTAAAATTTGAATTTGAAGATTTCATTACTCAAAATCAAAATTTTGAATTTAAGAATATTGATGAGGCACAGGAATCACCACTAGCACAACAATTATTTTATTTACCGTTTGTAAAAACAGTTTACATTTCAGGAAACTTTATCGCTATCGAAAGATACAGTATTGTAGAATGGGAAGATGTACAAGATGCGGTTGCGGAACAAATTGCAGCATTTGTAGACAAAGGTGGGGTTATTATTAAAATCGACGAAAACAAAGCTAAAAAACAACCCATTACTGTATATGGAGAAACAACTCCAAATCCGGCGGCATTAAAATTTGTGGTAAGCAGAATGTTAACCAGAAATCCGGTAGAATATAAAAATATTGACCAGACTGCTTCTTCTCCATTAGCAAAAGAATTATTCAAATTCCCATATGTAAAAGAGGTTTTTATTGATGAAAATTATATTTCAGTTACCAAATATGATATTAACGACTGGGATGAAATCACTTTGGAAGTTAGAACATTTATCAAACAATTTATCGAAAACGGAGGAACTGTTTTAGATGAAAGTCTAATTGAAGTGACTACAAAAAATGATGTTACTAAAGATGAAGCTTTTGACAAACTGGACGTAACTTCACAACAAATCATTAACATCTTAGAGGAATACGTAAAACCAGCCGTTGCTGCCGATGGAGGAAATATCGCATTCGATTCGTATAATGAAAATGACAAGACAGTGAAAGTTATTTTGCAAGGTGCCTGCAGCGGATGTCCATCCTCTACTTTTACTCTAAAAAGTGGTATTGAAAACATGTTAAAAAGCATGTTAAATGATGAGGCTATTAAAGTTGAAGCTGTAAATGCATAA
- a CDS encoding mechanosensitive ion channel family protein → MMSPEQLSDYTTKIVDILVNYSAKLISAFLILFVGIYAIRFINRIITKVMVQRNLDPTLTKFLSDILIWALRILLFVIFISKLGIDTSSFVAILGAMGLAVGLSLQGSLSNFAGGMLIILFKPFKVGDTIEAQGVIATVSEIQIFVTKMLTANNQTVFVPNGALSNGTIINYSMQGERRADLTFAVSYDSDIKKAKDILIDVLNKNPKVLKKPAPEVFVKNLTASAVEFAVRPWAKNVNYGAVFSETLENCKTALDEAGISVQPYTLQK, encoded by the coding sequence ATGATGAGTCCAGAACAACTTAGCGATTATACCACAAAAATCGTTGACATATTAGTTAATTATTCGGCAAAATTAATTTCGGCATTTCTAATTTTATTTGTTGGTATTTATGCCATCCGATTTATAAATAGAATTATAACAAAAGTAATGGTTCAGCGAAACCTGGATCCTACCTTAACCAAATTCCTGTCGGACATTTTAATATGGGCACTAAGAATCTTATTGTTTGTGATTTTTATTTCAAAACTGGGTATTGATACTTCCTCATTTGTAGCCATTTTAGGAGCCATGGGACTTGCTGTGGGTTTATCATTGCAGGGCTCACTTTCTAACTTTGCCGGCGGAATGTTAATTATTCTTTTTAAACCCTTTAAGGTTGGAGATACTATCGAGGCACAAGGAGTTATTGCAACTGTAAGCGAAATCCAGATTTTTGTTACTAAAATGCTCACTGCTAATAATCAGACTGTTTTTGTACCAAATGGCGCCTTGTCAAACGGTACAATTATTAATTACTCTATGCAGGGAGAAAGAAGAGCAGATTTGACTTTTGCGGTTTCTTATGATTCAGATATTAAAAAAGCGAAAGATATACTTATAGATGTTCTAAATAAAAACCCTAAAGTACTTAAAAAACCTGCTCCGGAAGTTTTTGTAAAAAACCTGACTGCTAGTGCAGTAGAATTTGCAGTTCGTCCGTGGGCTAAAAATGTAAACTATGGTGCTGTTTTCTCTGAAACTCTGGAGAATTGCAAAACGGCTTTAGATGAAGCCGGAATTTCAGTCCAGCCGTATACGCTTCAAAAATAA
- a CDS encoding YtxH domain-containing protein yields MGLSSFFKNLFGSAKESATDLANQAETTFEQAKEAATPYIEKAETFAEETIAKAKEASEPIFDSAVEYAGQAKDIVSEYVEKATDSISDVIDSVKEKTSELTSDTKAIASETVVDASETAATIEDKATDEIADKE; encoded by the coding sequence ATGGGATTATCTTCATTTTTCAAGAATTTATTTGGCTCAGCCAAAGAATCTGCGACAGACTTAGCCAATCAGGCTGAAACTACTTTTGAGCAAGCCAAAGAAGCTGCTACACCTTATATTGAAAAAGCAGAGACTTTTGCAGAAGAGACGATCGCTAAAGCCAAAGAAGCTTCAGAACCAATATTTGACAGCGCAGTTGAATACGCAGGTCAGGCTAAGGATATTGTTAGTGAGTATGTTGAAAAAGCAACTGATTCTATAAGTGATGTAATCGATTCTGTAAAAGAAAAAACAAGTGAATTAACCAGCGACACTAAAGCAATTGCCTCAGAAACTGTGGTTGACGCTAGCGAAACAGCAGCCACTATCGAAGATAAAGCTACTGATGAAATTGCTGACAAAGAATAG
- a CDS encoding gamma carbonic anhydrase family protein, which produces MLIKSVNGKSPSIPEDCYVAENATIVGDVTFGESCSVWFNAVIRGDVHFIKIGNKVNIQDGAIIHCTYQKHPTIIGNNVSIGHNAIVHGCTIHDNVLIGMGAIVMDNCVVESNAIVAAGAVVTQNTIVTSGSIYAGVPAKKVKDIDQSDFAGEIERISNNYVMYSGWFKNEE; this is translated from the coding sequence ATGCTTATTAAATCTGTAAACGGAAAATCACCTTCAATTCCAGAGGATTGTTATGTTGCCGAAAATGCTACCATTGTTGGCGATGTTACATTTGGTGAATCTTGCAGTGTTTGGTTTAATGCTGTAATTCGTGGCGATGTTCACTTCATTAAAATCGGAAACAAAGTTAATATCCAGGATGGAGCAATTATTCATTGTACCTATCAGAAACATCCAACTATTATAGGAAACAATGTTTCAATTGGTCATAATGCAATTGTACATGGTTGTACAATTCATGACAATGTTTTGATAGGAATGGGAGCTATTGTAATGGATAATTGTGTAGTTGAAAGCAATGCAATTGTGGCCGCCGGAGCAGTTGTAACACAAAATACTATTGTGACATCAGGAAGTATTTATGCAGGTGTTCCTGCCAAAAAAGTAAAAGACATTGACCAATCTGATTTTGCAGGTGAAATTGAGCGTATTTCAAACAATTATGTAATGTATTCGGGCTGGTTTAAAAACGAAGAATAA